One segment of Candidatus Hydrogenedentota bacterium DNA contains the following:
- the pyrF gene encoding orotidine-5'-phosphate decarboxylase, whose amino-acid sequence MPTELIIALDVDSLDAAKRAVDTCVGCTWFKAGLQLFSRTGPAIVDQLRGAGKHVFLDLKLHDIPNTVKHAARAAADLGVDLMTVHASGGRKMIAAAREAVDGTETRILAVTVLTSISSDVLRDEVGIKAGAETTVSRLAKLAYESGAHGIVSSPHEIAVVRESVGRSTLIVTPGIRPAWAVADDQARFLTPRDAARAGADFIVVGRPILKHDSPAEAVALVLKELTA is encoded by the coding sequence ATGCCCACTGAACTCATCATCGCCCTCGACGTAGACTCCCTCGACGCCGCCAAGCGCGCCGTCGACACCTGCGTCGGTTGCACCTGGTTCAAGGCCGGCCTCCAACTCTTTTCCCGCACCGGCCCCGCGATCGTCGATCAACTCCGCGGCGCTGGCAAACACGTCTTCCTCGATCTCAAACTCCACGACATCCCGAACACGGTAAAGCACGCCGCGCGCGCCGCCGCCGATCTCGGTGTTGACCTGATGACCGTTCACGCAAGCGGCGGGCGCAAAATGATCGCGGCAGCGCGCGAAGCCGTCGACGGTACGGAAACCCGCATCCTCGCGGTCACCGTACTTACCAGCATCAGCAGCGACGTCTTGCGCGACGAAGTCGGCATCAAGGCCGGCGCGGAAACGACAGTCTCCCGACTTGCGAAGCTCGCCTACGAAAGCGGCGCGCATGGCATCGTCTCTTCTCCCCACGAAATTGCGGTCGTACGCGAATCCGTTGGTCGCAGCACGCTAATCGTCACGCCCGGAATTCGGCCCGCATGGGCAGTCGCAGACGATCAGGCTCGATTCCTCACACCGCGCGACGCCGCCCGCGCAGGCGCGGACTTCATCGTGGTGGGCCGCCCCATACTGAAACACGACAGCCCCGCCGAAGCGGTGGCGCTTGTACTAAAGGAATTGACCGCATGA
- a CDS encoding orotate phosphoribosyltransferase, giving the protein MTSGQVLDIFRATGALLEGHFLYTSGRHGAHFVQASRVLQFPNYTERLCKAIAEKWAGDTIELVVGPATGGIILSYETARHLECRSVFTERDGAGGMSLKRGFRLDPGTNILVVEDIVTTGGSVKKTIDHLRSRGARIAGVSVLVDRSGGEANFDCPYKPLAYLALKSYDPKECPGCQDKIPLSDPDDLVI; this is encoded by the coding sequence ATGACCTCCGGACAAGTCCTCGATATCTTCCGCGCGACGGGCGCGCTGCTCGAAGGCCACTTCCTCTACACCAGCGGCCGACACGGCGCGCACTTCGTTCAGGCATCCCGCGTGCTCCAGTTTCCGAACTACACCGAACGCCTCTGCAAGGCCATCGCGGAAAAGTGGGCCGGTGACACGATAGAACTCGTCGTCGGGCCTGCGACCGGCGGCATCATCCTGTCATACGAAACCGCGCGCCATCTCGAATGCCGATCCGTGTTCACCGAAAGGGATGGCGCAGGCGGCATGTCCCTCAAGCGCGGGTTCCGCCTCGATCCCGGCACCAACATCCTCGTTGTCGAAGACATCGTCACCACCGGCGGATCGGTGAAGAAGACCATCGACCACCTTCGTTCGCGCGGCGCGCGCATCGCCGGCGTCTCTGTCCTCGTCGACCGCAGCGGCGGCGAGGCCAATTTCGATTGTCCATACAAACCGCTCGCATACCTCGCGCTCAAGAGCTACGACCCGAAGGAATGCCCCGGTTGCCAGGACAAGATTCCGCTCAGTGACCCAGACGATCTGGTAATCTAA